The Coregonus clupeaformis isolate EN_2021a chromosome 13, ASM2061545v1, whole genome shotgun sequence genome includes a region encoding these proteins:
- the LOC123492181 gene encoding zinc transporter 7-like, which produces MSDARASVLDKKMPFRLLRNIGVLYVPASTEERRKTVHPPIIPTPGSYPVQAYAPVSFTSNLQATETTPKTFEGWAHSYYTQGSPVQLSGYYGHNHGYGLKHSFGPSHGHSHEHGHSCSHSQGHGHSHEHSFGHGLSHGHASASQTSSHWAPVAQHPHSQHSHLSPLSVSVSAPQSFTAKMPESLPESVMVHPGAPVSSLTD; this is translated from the exons ATGTCCGATGCCAGGGCATCAGTGCTGGACAAGAAGATGCCTTTCAGGCTGCTGAGGAACATTGGTGTCCTGTATGTCCCTGCATcaacagaggagagaaggaagacgGTCCACCCACC AATCATTCCAACCCCAGGCTCCTACCCAGTCCAAGCCTACGCTCCAGTGTCCTTTACCTCCAACCTACAGGCTACCGAGACCACACCAAAGACATTTGAAGGCTGGGCCCACTCCTACTATACACAGGGGAGCCCTGTTCAGCTCTCAGGTTATTACGGACACAACCATGGATATGGCCTCAAGCATAGCTTTGGGCCAAGTCACGGACATAGTCACGAACATGGACACAGCTGCAGCCACAGCCAAGGTCATGGACATAGTCACGAACACAGCTTCGGCCATGGACTCAGTCATGGGCATGCATCTGCCTCTCAAACCAGCAGTCACTGGGCTCCAGTGGCTCAACATCCACATTCTCAACATTCCCACCTCAGTccactgtctgtgtctgtcagtgccCCCCAGAGTTTCACAGCAAAAATGCCGGAGTCACTGCCAGAATCTGTGATG gtTCACCCAGGAGCACCTGTGTCTTCACTGACAGACTGA